In Streptomyces chartreusis NRRL 3882, the following are encoded in one genomic region:
- the xseA gene encoding exodeoxyribonuclease VII large subunit yields the protein MAVNTSPESPLPVGEVSRLIGGWIDRLGAVWVEGQITQLSRRPGAGVVFLTLRDPSYDISVSVTCYRQVFDAVADVVSEGARVVVLAKPEWYAPRGQLSLRAAEIRPVGVGELLARLEQLKKALTREGLFAPERKKPLPFLPQLIGLVCGRASAAERDVLENARHRWPAVRFEVRNVAVQGVHAVPQVVQAVKELDAIEDVDVIIVARGGGSVEDLLPFSDEQLIRTVAECRTPVVSAIGHEPDNPLLDHVADLRASTPTDAAKKVVPDVGEEYERVRLLRDRARRCVAALVEREERGLAHALARPSIEDPHRMIDERADHVADLLDRGRRCLRHQLDRADSELTHTRARVVALSPAATLKRGYAVLQKTDGHAVRDPGEVAPGEALRARVSEGEFSVRVDT from the coding sequence ATGGCTGTGAACACGTCTCCGGAATCCCCGCTCCCCGTCGGTGAGGTGTCGCGGCTCATCGGGGGGTGGATCGACCGGCTCGGGGCGGTGTGGGTCGAGGGGCAGATCACGCAGTTGTCGCGGCGGCCGGGCGCCGGCGTGGTGTTCCTGACGCTGCGGGACCCGTCGTACGACATCTCGGTCAGCGTCACCTGCTACCGGCAGGTGTTCGACGCCGTCGCGGACGTGGTGAGCGAGGGTGCCCGGGTCGTCGTCCTCGCGAAGCCCGAGTGGTACGCCCCGCGTGGGCAGCTGTCGTTGCGGGCGGCCGAGATAAGGCCCGTCGGGGTCGGTGAGCTGCTCGCGCGCCTGGAGCAGCTGAAGAAGGCCCTCACGCGCGAGGGCCTGTTCGCGCCGGAGCGCAAGAAGCCGCTGCCGTTCCTGCCGCAGCTGATCGGGCTGGTCTGCGGACGGGCCTCGGCCGCCGAGCGGGACGTCCTGGAGAACGCCCGGCACCGCTGGCCCGCCGTGCGCTTCGAGGTGCGCAACGTCGCCGTGCAGGGCGTGCACGCCGTGCCGCAGGTCGTGCAGGCCGTGAAGGAGCTCGACGCGATCGAGGACGTGGACGTGATCATCGTCGCGCGGGGTGGCGGCAGCGTGGAGGACCTGCTGCCGTTCTCCGACGAGCAGCTGATCCGGACGGTGGCCGAGTGCCGTACGCCCGTGGTCTCCGCGATCGGGCACGAGCCCGACAACCCGCTCCTCGACCACGTCGCCGACCTGCGCGCCTCCACCCCGACCGACGCCGCGAAGAAGGTCGTGCCGGACGTCGGCGAGGAGTACGAGCGCGTACGGCTGCTGCGGGACCGGGCGCGGCGGTGCGTGGCGGCGCTGGTGGAGCGGGAGGAGCGCGGGCTGGCCCACGCGCTGGCGCGGCCGTCGATAGAGGACCCGCACCGGATGATCGACGAGCGCGCCGACCATGTGGCGGACCTGCTCGACCGGGGCCGGCGCTGCCTGCGGCACCAGCTGGACCGGGCCGACTCCGAGCTGACGCACACCCGCGCGCGCGTGGTGGCGCTCTCCCCCGCCGCGACCCTGAAGCGCGGGTACGCCGTGCTCCAGAAGACGGACGGGCACGCCGTCCGCGACCCCGGCGAGGTGGCGCCCGGCGAGGCCCTGCGCGCGCGGGTCTCCGAGGGTGAGTTCTCCGTACGAGTGGACACATAG
- a CDS encoding exodeoxyribonuclease VII small subunit — protein sequence MTSEVDETPGMTEALGYEQARDELIEVVRRLEAGGTTLEESLALWERGEELAKVCRRWLDGARARLDAALAEETADEAAEADAE from the coding sequence ATGACCAGCGAGGTTGATGAGACACCGGGCATGACCGAGGCGCTCGGGTACGAGCAGGCGCGGGACGAGCTGATCGAGGTCGTCCGCCGCCTGGAGGCGGGCGGTACGACGCTGGAGGAGTCCCTGGCGCTCTGGGAGCGCGGCGAGGAGCTGGCCAAGGTGTGCCGGCGCTGGCTGGACGGGGCGCGGGCGCGGCTGGACGCGGCGCTGGCGGAGGAGACCGCGGACGAGGCGGCCGAGGCGGACGCGGAGTAG
- a CDS encoding malonic semialdehyde reductase, with product MSLVLDPAAQDLLFREARTANTFTDEPVTDEQVQAIYDLVKYGPTAFNQTPLRITLVRSPEARERLVRHMAEGNQPKTAAAPLVAILSADNEFHEELPHLFPAMPQVKDLFFAERPVRENAATLNAALQAAYFIVGVRAAGLAAGPMTGFDFEGVRKEFLDDDHTPLMVVNIGRPGPDAWYPRSPRLEFDQVVTTV from the coding sequence ATGTCTCTCGTCCTTGACCCCGCCGCGCAGGACCTGCTGTTCCGCGAGGCCCGCACCGCCAACACCTTCACCGACGAGCCGGTGACCGACGAGCAGGTGCAGGCGATCTACGACCTGGTCAAGTACGGCCCGACCGCCTTCAACCAGACCCCGCTGCGCATCACCCTGGTCCGCTCCCCCGAGGCCCGCGAGCGCCTGGTGCGGCACATGGCCGAGGGCAACCAGCCCAAGACGGCCGCCGCCCCGCTGGTCGCGATCCTCTCCGCGGACAACGAGTTCCACGAGGAGCTGCCGCACCTGTTCCCGGCCATGCCGCAGGTGAAGGACCTCTTCTTCGCCGAGCGCCCGGTCCGCGAGAACGCCGCCACGCTGAACGCCGCCCTCCAGGCCGCGTACTTCATCGTCGGCGTCCGCGCCGCCGGTCTCGCCGCCGGCCCGATGACCGGCTTCGACTTCGAGGGCGTGCGCAAGGAGTTCCTGGACGACGACCACACCCCGCTGATGGTCGTCAACATCGGCCGCCCGGGCCCGGACGCCTGGTACCCGCGCTCCCCGCGCCTGGAGTTCGACCAGGTGGTCACGACCGTCTGA
- a CDS encoding DUF4245 domain-containing protein — translation MAGTNGKQKTARDMILSMGVIVLVAGVIYLFIPHDDSPPDLKRVDYRVELLTARRAASYPIAAPQGLPDAWKATSVRFQGDEFDAWHLGFHDPEGEYVAVEQSTQRRPVFVDEATQGARETGKTEKIDGRTWTRYEGGRYDALVLEGTKGSTTVVTGTASFAQLTKMADALKTE, via the coding sequence GTGGCAGGCACGAACGGCAAGCAGAAGACGGCGCGGGACATGATCCTCTCCATGGGAGTCATCGTCCTCGTGGCGGGCGTCATATACCTCTTCATCCCGCACGACGACAGCCCGCCCGACCTCAAGCGCGTCGACTACCGGGTCGAGCTGCTCACGGCACGCCGCGCCGCCTCGTACCCCATCGCCGCCCCGCAGGGCCTGCCCGACGCCTGGAAGGCCACCTCCGTCCGTTTCCAGGGCGACGAGTTCGACGCCTGGCACCTCGGCTTCCACGATCCCGAAGGGGAGTACGTGGCCGTCGAGCAGTCCACTCAGCGGCGCCCCGTCTTCGTCGACGAGGCGACCCAGGGCGCGCGGGAGACGGGGAAGACCGAGAAGATCGACGGCCGGACCTGGACCCGCTACGAGGGTGGCCGGTACGACGCGCTGGTGCTCGAGGGCACCAAGGGCTCGACGACGGTCGTGACGGGCACCGCGTCGTTCGCGCAGCTGACGAAGATGGCGGACGCGCTGAAGACGGAGTGA
- the glpX gene encoding class II fructose-bisphosphatase, translating to MTEHHHLPSELDVPSEAPDRNLALELVRVTEAAAMAAGRWVGRGDKNGADGAAVRAMRTLVSTVSMNGVVVIGEGEKDEAPMLFNGERVGDGTGPECDIAVDPIDGTTLTAKGMTNAIAVLAAAERGSMFDPSAVFYMDKLVTGPEAADFVDINAPVSVNIRRVAKAKRSAPEDVTVVILDRPRHEGIIKEIRDTGARIKLISDGDVAGSILALREGTGVDLLLGIGGTPEGIISACAVKCLGGTIQGKLWPKDDEERQRAIDAGHDLERVLMTEDLVTGENVFFVATGITDGELLRGVRYRAETATTDSIVMRSRSGTVRRIDSEHRLSKLRAYSAIDFDKGK from the coding sequence ATGACCGAGCATCATCACTTGCCGTCCGAACTCGATGTGCCCTCCGAGGCCCCCGACCGCAACCTCGCCCTGGAACTGGTCCGGGTCACCGAGGCAGCGGCGATGGCCGCGGGCCGTTGGGTCGGGCGGGGTGACAAGAACGGCGCCGACGGTGCCGCGGTGCGCGCCATGCGGACCCTCGTCTCCACCGTCTCGATGAACGGCGTCGTCGTCATCGGCGAGGGCGAGAAGGACGAGGCCCCGATGCTGTTCAACGGGGAGCGCGTGGGCGACGGGACGGGTCCCGAGTGTGACATCGCCGTCGACCCGATCGACGGCACCACGCTGACCGCGAAGGGCATGACGAACGCGATCGCGGTGCTGGCCGCCGCCGAGCGCGGGTCCATGTTCGACCCGTCCGCCGTCTTCTACATGGACAAGCTCGTCACCGGGCCCGAGGCGGCCGACTTCGTCGACATCAACGCGCCGGTGTCGGTGAACATCCGCCGGGTCGCCAAGGCCAAGCGGTCCGCGCCCGAGGACGTGACGGTGGTGATCCTTGACCGGCCGCGGCACGAGGGCATCATCAAGGAGATCCGGGACACCGGCGCGCGCATCAAGCTGATCTCCGACGGCGACGTGGCCGGCTCCATCCTGGCGCTGCGCGAGGGCACGGGCGTCGACCTGCTGCTCGGCATCGGCGGTACGCCGGAGGGCATCATCTCGGCCTGTGCGGTGAAGTGCCTGGGCGGCACGATCCAGGGCAAGCTGTGGCCCAAGGACGACGAGGAGCGGCAGCGGGCGATCGACGCGGGCCATGATCTCGAACGGGTGCTGATGACGGAGGACCTGGTCACCGGCGAGAACGTGTTCTTCGTGGCGACCGGGATCACCGACGGAGAGCTGCTGCGCGGGGTCCGGTACCGGGCCGAGACCGCCACGACCGACTCGATCGTGATGCGGTCGCGGTCGGGGACGGTGCGCAGGATCGATTCCGAGCACCGGCTGAGCAAGCTGCGGGCGTACAGCGCGATCGACTTCGACAAGGGGAAGTAG
- a CDS encoding WhiB family transcriptional regulator has protein sequence MLQPPHSSLVAAVPAPRVPARDRDQDAPWHTEAVCRRDEAGLFFAPSKEPTAARLSREEAAKRVCARCPVMVECREHALLQPEPYGVWGGLTAAERRVVLARRRRRDLELKKAARTTDRIAAAG, from the coding sequence GTGCTGCAACCGCCGCATTCGTCCCTGGTAGCTGCCGTTCCGGCCCCGCGGGTGCCTGCGCGAGACAGGGATCAAGACGCCCCGTGGCACACCGAGGCGGTGTGCCGGCGTGACGAGGCGGGCCTGTTCTTCGCCCCCTCCAAGGAGCCAACCGCCGCCCGGCTCTCCCGGGAGGAGGCGGCGAAGCGGGTCTGCGCCCGCTGTCCGGTGATGGTCGAATGCCGCGAGCACGCCCTGCTCCAGCCCGAGCCTTACGGCGTCTGGGGCGGCCTCACCGCCGCCGAGCGCCGCGTGGTCCTGGCCCGGCGCCGCCGCCGCGACCTGGAGTTGAAGAAGGCGGCCCGGACGACAGACCGCATAGCGGCAGCGGGCTGA
- a CDS encoding DUF1707 SHOCT-like domain-containing protein: MDLQKQTAPAVSELRASDAERDRIADILHDALAEGRLTADEHAERVEGVLRAKTVGELDVFIRDLPAAHRRGPGPSPAPAPYRPTAGAIPVDPDDNVVAIFSSAVRKGRWRTGRRIHAYAIFGSVEIDLSEALFDHQQVMIKSFSVFGSVEIRVPENVSLRGMGGGVLGSFEVDTLDSGDPQAPIVYVDGWAVLGSVEARPRRGKVVADILDRVQRKVDKSLRKHLNH, from the coding sequence GTGGACCTTCAGAAGCAGACCGCGCCCGCCGTCTCCGAGCTCCGCGCCTCCGACGCCGAGCGCGACCGCATCGCCGACATCCTGCACGACGCCCTCGCCGAGGGCCGTCTCACCGCGGACGAGCACGCCGAGCGCGTCGAGGGGGTGCTGCGCGCCAAGACGGTCGGCGAACTGGACGTCTTCATACGGGATCTGCCCGCCGCCCACCGCCGGGGCCCCGGCCCCTCGCCGGCCCCGGCCCCGTACCGCCCCACGGCCGGCGCCATCCCCGTCGACCCGGACGACAACGTGGTCGCGATCTTCAGCAGCGCCGTCCGCAAGGGCCGCTGGCGCACGGGCCGCCGTATCCACGCGTACGCGATCTTCGGCAGTGTCGAGATAGACCTCAGCGAGGCGCTCTTCGACCACCAGCAGGTCATGATCAAGTCGTTCTCGGTCTTCGGCAGCGTCGAGATCCGCGTCCCGGAGAACGTGTCGCTGCGCGGCATGGGCGGCGGCGTGCTCGGCAGCTTCGAGGTGGACACCCTCGACTCGGGCGACCCGCAGGCCCCCATCGTCTACGTCGACGGCTGGGCCGTCCTCGGCAGTGTCGAGGCGCGGCCCCGGCGCGGCAAGGTCGTCGCGGACATCCTCGACCGGGTGCAGCGCAAGGTCGACAAGAGTTTGCGCAAACACCTGAACCATTGA
- a CDS encoding fumarate hydratase, protein MPEFAYTDLLPQGEDTTPYRLVTSEGVSTVEGPDGRTFLKVEPEALRKLAEEAVHDIQHYLRPAHLAQLRRIIDDPEASGNDKFVALDLLKNANIAAAGVLPMCQDTGTAIVMGKRGQNVLTAGRDEEALSRGIYDAYQNLNLRYSQMAPLTMWEEKNTGSNLPAQIELYATDGGAYKFLFMAKGGGSANKSFLYQETKAVLNEASMMKFLEEKIRSLGTAACPPYHLAIVVGGTSAEYALKTAKYASAHYLDEIPAEGSALGHGFRDKELEQKVFELTQKIGIGAQFGGKYFCHDVRVVRLPRHGASCPVAIAVSCSADRQAVAKITAEGVFLEQLETDPARFLPETTDEHLDESSDVVKIDLNQPMDTILAELTKYPVKTRLSLTGPLVVARDIAHAKIKERLDAGEEMPQYLKDHPVYYAGPAKTPEGYASGSFGPTTAGRMDSYVEQFQAAGGSKVMLAKGNRSKQVTDACNTHGGFYLGSIGGPAARLAQDCIKKVEVVEYEELGMEAVWKIEVEDFPAFIVVDDKGNDFFQDPAPAPTFTSIPVRGPGLA, encoded by the coding sequence ATGCCTGAGTTCGCGTACACCGATCTGCTCCCCCAGGGAGAGGACACCACCCCCTACCGGCTGGTGACCTCCGAGGGCGTTTCCACGGTCGAGGGGCCGGACGGGCGGACCTTCCTCAAGGTGGAGCCGGAGGCGCTGCGCAAGCTCGCCGAGGAGGCCGTCCACGACATCCAGCACTACCTGCGCCCGGCCCACCTCGCGCAGCTGCGCCGCATCATCGACGACCCCGAGGCGTCCGGCAACGACAAGTTCGTGGCGCTGGACCTGCTGAAGAACGCGAACATCGCGGCGGCGGGCGTGCTGCCGATGTGCCAGGACACGGGCACGGCGATCGTGATGGGCAAGCGCGGCCAGAACGTGCTGACGGCGGGCCGCGACGAGGAGGCCCTCTCCCGCGGCATCTACGACGCCTACCAGAACCTCAACCTGCGCTACTCGCAGATGGCTCCGCTCACCATGTGGGAGGAGAAGAACACCGGCTCCAACCTGCCCGCGCAGATCGAGCTGTACGCGACCGACGGCGGCGCCTACAAGTTCCTGTTCATGGCGAAGGGCGGCGGCTCCGCCAACAAGTCGTTCCTCTACCAGGAGACGAAGGCCGTCCTGAACGAGGCCTCCATGATGAAGTTCCTGGAGGAGAAGATCCGCTCGCTGGGTACGGCGGCCTGCCCGCCCTACCACCTGGCGATCGTCGTCGGCGGTACGAGCGCCGAGTACGCGCTGAAGACCGCGAAGTACGCCTCCGCGCACTACCTGGACGAGATCCCGGCGGAGGGGTCGGCGCTCGGGCACGGCTTCCGGGACAAGGAGCTGGAGCAGAAGGTCTTCGAGCTGACGCAGAAGATCGGGATCGGTGCGCAGTTCGGCGGCAAGTACTTCTGCCACGACGTGCGCGTGGTCCGCCTGCCCCGCCATGGCGCCTCCTGCCCCGTCGCCATCGCCGTGTCCTGCTCCGCCGACCGGCAGGCCGTCGCGAAGATCACCGCCGAGGGCGTCTTCCTGGAGCAGCTGGAGACGGACCCGGCGCGGTTCCTGCCGGAGACGACGGACGAGCACCTCGACGAGTCCTCGGACGTGGTGAAGATCGACCTCAACCAGCCGATGGACACGATCCTGGCCGAGCTGACGAAGTACCCGGTCAAGACCCGCCTCTCCCTCACCGGCCCCCTCGTCGTCGCCCGCGACATCGCGCACGCCAAGATCAAGGAGCGGCTGGACGCGGGCGAGGAGATGCCGCAGTACCTGAAGGACCACCCGGTCTACTACGCCGGTCCGGCCAAGACGCCTGAGGGCTACGCGTCGGGCTCCTTCGGCCCGACGACGGCCGGCCGGATGGACAGCTACGTCGAGCAGTTCCAGGCGGCGGGCGGCTCCAAGGTGATGCTGGCCAAGGGCAACCGCAGCAAGCAGGTCACCGACGCCTGCAACACCCACGGCGGCTTCTACCTGGGCTCCATCGGCGGCCCGGCGGCCCGTCTGGCCCAGGACTGCATCAAGAAGGTCGAGGTCGTCGAGTACGAGGAACTCGGCATGGAGGCGGTCTGGAAGATCGAGGTCGAGGACTTCCCGGCGTTCATCGTCGTCGACGACAAGGGCAACGACTTCTTCCAGGACCCGGCCCCGGCGCCGACGTTCACGTCCATTCCGGTACGGGGTCCCGGACTCGCCTGA
- a CDS encoding class II fumarate hydratase: MTDEQDRTEYRTEHDSMGEVRVPAHAKWRAQTQRAVENFPISGQRIERAHIEALARIKGAAAKVNAELGVLDKDIAGAIQEAAGEVAEGKWDAHFPVDVFQTGSGTSSNMNTNEVIATLATERLGRAVHPNDHVNASQSSNDVFPSSIHIAATAAVTRDLIPALDHLAASLERKAEEFSDVVKSGRTHLMDATPVTLGQEFGGYAAQVRYGIERLEASLPRLAELPLGGTAVGTGINTPPGFSAAVIEEVARTTGLPLTEARDHFEAQGARDGIVETSGQLRTIAVGLTKIANDLRWMSSGPRTGLAEIALPDLQPGSSIMPGKVNPVIPEAVLMVAAQVVGNDATVAAAGAAGNFELNVMLPVIAKNVLESVRLLASATRLLADRTVDGITANRERAREYAESSPSVVTPLNKYIGYEEAAKVAKKALAERKTIRQVVLDSGYVERGDLTLEQLDEALDVLRMTHP; encoded by the coding sequence ATGACCGACGAGCAGGACAGGACCGAGTACCGCACCGAGCACGACTCCATGGGCGAGGTGCGGGTGCCCGCCCACGCCAAGTGGCGGGCCCAGACCCAGCGGGCGGTGGAGAACTTCCCCATCTCCGGACAGCGCATCGAGCGCGCGCACATCGAGGCGCTGGCCCGGATCAAGGGGGCGGCGGCCAAGGTCAACGCCGAGCTGGGGGTCCTGGACAAGGACATCGCCGGCGCGATCCAGGAGGCCGCCGGTGAGGTCGCCGAGGGCAAGTGGGACGCGCACTTCCCCGTCGACGTGTTCCAGACCGGGTCCGGGACCTCGTCCAACATGAACACCAACGAGGTCATCGCCACGCTGGCCACCGAGCGGCTCGGGCGGGCCGTGCACCCGAACGACCACGTCAACGCCTCCCAGTCGTCCAACGACGTGTTCCCGTCCTCGATCCACATCGCCGCGACCGCCGCCGTCACGCGTGATCTGATCCCCGCCCTGGACCACCTCGCCGCCTCCCTGGAGCGCAAGGCCGAGGAGTTCTCCGATGTAGTGAAGTCGGGGCGGACCCATCTCATGGACGCCACGCCCGTGACGCTGGGGCAGGAGTTCGGCGGGTACGCCGCCCAGGTGCGGTACGGGATCGAGCGGCTGGAGGCGTCCCTGCCCCGGCTCGCCGAACTGCCCCTCGGCGGTACGGCGGTCGGCACCGGCATCAACACCCCGCCCGGTTTCTCCGCCGCCGTGATCGAGGAGGTCGCCCGTACGACCGGGCTGCCCCTCACCGAGGCGCGTGACCACTTCGAGGCGCAGGGCGCCCGGGACGGCATCGTCGAGACCAGCGGGCAGCTGCGGACGATCGCGGTCGGGCTGACGAAGATCGCCAACGACCTGCGGTGGATGTCCTCGGGGCCGCGCACCGGCCTCGCCGAGATCGCCCTGCCCGACCTCCAGCCCGGGTCCTCGATCATGCCGGGCAAGGTGAATCCGGTCATCCCGGAGGCCGTGCTGATGGTCGCCGCCCAGGTCGTGGGGAACGACGCCACCGTCGCCGCCGCCGGTGCCGCCGGGAACTTCGAGCTCAACGTCATGCTGCCCGTCATCGCGAAGAACGTGCTGGAGTCCGTGCGGCTGCTCGCGAGCGCCACGCGGCTGCTCGCCGACCGGACCGTCGACGGCATCACCGCCAACCGCGAGCGGGCGCGGGAGTACGCCGAGTCCTCCCCGTCCGTCGTCACGCCGCTCAACAAGTACATCGGCTACGAGGAGGCCGCGAAGGTCGCCAAGAAGGCGCTGGCCGAGCGGAAGACGATCCGTCAGGTCGTGCTGGACAGCGGGTACGTGGAGCGCGGGGACCTGACCCTGGAGCAGCTCGACGAGGCGCTGGATGTCCTGCGGATGACACACCCGTGA
- a CDS encoding DUF402 domain-containing protein has translation MADGGAVRRVETGGAAGFWEPGSEILWRYRENGGARFHIARPVTVVRDDAELLAVWLAPGTECVRPVLADGTPVHLEPLESRYTKPRTVQRDHWFGTGVLKLARPAEPWSVWLFWEPGWRFKNWYVNLEEPLARWAGGVDSVDHFLDISVHPDRSWHWRDEDEFAQALRDGLMDDQQAEKVRAAGRAAVEMIRAWGPPFSEGWQHWRPDPSWTVPSLPEDWDRTPAHVSS, from the coding sequence ATGGCAGACGGTGGAGCGGTGAGACGCGTGGAAACGGGTGGTGCGGCAGGCTTCTGGGAGCCCGGGAGCGAGATCCTGTGGAGGTACCGGGAGAACGGCGGCGCGCGTTTCCACATCGCGCGTCCGGTCACCGTCGTACGGGACGACGCGGAGCTGCTCGCCGTGTGGCTGGCGCCCGGCACGGAATGTGTGAGGCCCGTGCTCGCCGACGGCACCCCCGTGCACCTGGAGCCGCTGGAGTCCCGTTACACCAAGCCGCGGACCGTGCAGCGCGACCACTGGTTCGGCACGGGCGTGCTGAAGCTGGCCCGGCCGGCCGAGCCCTGGTCGGTGTGGCTGTTCTGGGAGCCGGGCTGGCGGTTCAAGAACTGGTACGTGAACCTGGAGGAGCCGCTGGCCCGTTGGGCGGGCGGTGTGGACTCCGTCGACCACTTCCTGGACATTTCCGTGCACCCGGACCGCAGTTGGCACTGGCGTGACGAGGACGAGTTCGCCCAGGCTCTGCGGGACGGATTGATGGACGATCAGCAGGCCGAAAAGGTCCGAGCGGCCGGGCGGGCCGCCGTGGAGATGATCCGCGCCTGGGGGCCGCCGTTCTCGGAAGGCTGGCAGCACTGGCGCCCGGATCCGTCCTGGACGGTACCGTCACTGCCGGAGGACTGGGACCGTACGCCTGCGCATGTGTCCTCATGA
- a CDS encoding SpoIIE family protein phosphatase has protein sequence MDATRVTEQPTSFERPQAGVDPADPRGALVHTSTPARAPGTGALPVQGRCGGDVTAPLTTAHTTPGTSEPGTSTPFGKGKDTVSDPVSEHSQPGTEQTAERDTPRPRPAPEGIPVQPADEQDRPTPGPDGQERRSGQSLPPGRPTPMRRDGDRLRFVGAATRRIARGIDLDEIVMGLCRATVPTFSDAILVYLRDPLPVGDERPTGPLVLRLRRTDRIPAERDTENGFLPAAQPEPNELDTVGAELCEVRPGSALAEVLRGVRPVFTDAPAARAALPELLGDGGEFAVPDGQRAILAPLRGRRRVIGAALFLRRPERIAFEPDDLLVAAQLATHSALGIDKAVLYGREAYIADELQRTMLPETLPRPTGVRLASRYLPAAETARVGGDWYDAIPLPGSRVALVVGDVMGHSMTSAAIMGQLRTTAQTLAGLDLPPQEVLHHLDEQAQRLGVDRMATCLYAVYDPVSHRITIANAGHPPPVLLHLGGRAEVLRVPAGAPIGVGGVDFEAVELDAPAGATLLLYTDGLVESRLRDVWTGIEQLREKLAATAQLTGPDHPPPLEALCDEVLDMLGPGDRDDDIALLAARFDGIAPSDVAYWFLEPEDAAPGRARRLARRALSRWGLEELSDSVELLVSEVVTNAVRYATRPVTLRLLRTDVLRCEVGDDVPQLPRLRQARATDEGGRGLYLVNRLARRWGATRLSTGKVVWFELNRS, from the coding sequence ATGGATGCGACACGCGTGACGGAGCAGCCGACCTCCTTCGAACGCCCGCAAGCGGGCGTCGACCCCGCGGACCCCCGCGGGGCGCTCGTGCATACCTCGACACCGGCGCGTGCGCCCGGTACGGGCGCCTTACCGGTACAGGGCCGCTGCGGCGGCGACGTCACCGCTCCGCTCACGACGGCGCACACCACGCCGGGCACGTCGGAGCCGGGCACCTCCACGCCGTTCGGCAAGGGCAAGGACACCGTGAGCGACCCCGTCTCCGAGCACTCCCAGCCGGGTACCGAGCAGACCGCCGAGCGCGACACCCCTCGGCCGCGGCCCGCCCCCGAGGGCATTCCGGTCCAGCCGGCCGACGAACAGGACCGGCCGACGCCCGGCCCCGACGGGCAGGAGCGCCGCAGCGGCCAGAGCCTGCCGCCCGGCCGGCCCACGCCGATGCGGCGCGACGGCGACCGGCTGCGCTTCGTGGGCGCCGCAACCCGGCGGATCGCCCGCGGTATCGATCTCGACGAGATCGTGATGGGGCTGTGCCGGGCCACCGTGCCCACGTTCTCCGACGCGATCCTGGTCTATCTGCGCGACCCGCTGCCCGTCGGCGACGAGCGGCCCACCGGCCCGCTGGTGCTGCGGCTGCGGCGCACCGACCGGATACCGGCCGAGCGCGACACGGAGAACGGCTTCCTGCCGGCCGCGCAGCCCGAGCCGAACGAGCTGGACACGGTCGGCGCCGAGCTGTGCGAGGTCCGGCCCGGCAGCGCGCTCGCCGAGGTCCTGCGGGGCGTGCGCCCGGTGTTCACGGACGCTCCCGCGGCCCGCGCCGCGCTGCCCGAGTTGCTCGGGGACGGCGGCGAGTTCGCCGTGCCGGACGGGCAGCGCGCGATCCTCGCGCCGCTGCGCGGCAGGCGCCGGGTCATCGGTGCCGCCCTGTTCCTGCGCCGTCCCGAACGCATCGCCTTCGAGCCGGACGACCTGCTGGTCGCCGCCCAGCTCGCCACGCACAGCGCCCTGGGCATCGACAAGGCCGTCCTGTACGGCCGCGAGGCCTACATCGCGGACGAGCTGCAGCGCACGATGCTGCCCGAGACGCTGCCCCGCCCCACGGGCGTGCGGCTCGCCTCGCGTTACCTGCCGGCCGCGGAGACCGCCCGCGTCGGCGGCGACTGGTACGACGCCATCCCGCTGCCCGGCAGCCGGGTCGCCCTGGTCGTCGGCGACGTCATGGGCCACTCCATGACCTCGGCCGCCATCATGGGCCAGCTGCGCACCACCGCCCAGACCCTCGCCGGTCTCGACCTGCCGCCGCAGGAGGTCCTGCACCACCTCGACGAACAGGCCCAGCGCCTCGGCGTGGACCGCATGGCGACCTGCCTCTACGCGGTCTACGACCCGGTATCGCACCGCATCACCATCGCCAACGCCGGTCATCCCCCGCCCGTCCTGCTCCACCTGGGCGGCCGTGCCGAGGTGCTGCGCGTGCCGGCCGGTGCCCCCATCGGGGTCGGCGGCGTGGACTTCGAGGCGGTGGAGCTGGACGCGCCCGCCGGGGCGACCCTGCTGCTGTACACCGACGGCCTGGTCGAGTCCCGGCTGCGGGACGTGTGGACCGGCATCGAGCAGCTGCGGGAGAAGCTCGCCGCGACCGCGCAGCTCACCGGGCCGGACCACCCGCCGCCCCTGGAAGCGCTGTGCGACGAGGTGCTCGACATGCTCGGCCCGGGCGACCGGGACGACGACATCGCGCTGCTCGCCGCCCGCTTCGACGGCATCGCGCCCAGCGATGTGGCGTACTGGTTCCTGGAGCCGGAGGACGCCGCCCCCGGGCGGGCCCGCCGGCTGGCCCGGCGCGCGCTGTCGCGCTGGGGCCTGGAGGAACTCAGCGACTCGGTCGAGCTGCTGGTCAGCGAGGTCGTGACGAACGCCGTGCGGTACGCCACCCGGCCGGTCACGCTCCGGCTGCTGCGGACGGATGTCCTGCGGTGCGAAGTGGGCGACGACGTCCCGCAGTTGCCGCGCCTGCGGCAGGCGCGCGCCACCGACGAGGGCGGACGCGGGCTGTACCTGGTGAACCGGCTGGCCCGGCGCTGGGGCGCGACCCGGCTCAGCACGGGCAAGGTCGTCTGGTTCGAGCTCAACCGCAGCTGA